A region of Coregonus clupeaformis isolate EN_2021a unplaced genomic scaffold, ASM2061545v1 scaf0801, whole genome shotgun sequence DNA encodes the following proteins:
- the LOC121565677 gene encoding protein NLRC3-like — protein sequence MSLSGEREEETTASKMTQDTSSKSVQKPRAESPVPSLLSMKSDQPPAFSQEPLPDDNKEVESLDSEDALKITHNLLDRRSQTLLTVQQDIKAKLKHKYQHISEGIGHHGSLLKDVYTELYITEGGSGGVNYEHEVRQIEMASKKQTTQETPIKCNDIFKPLPGQDKPIRTVLTKGIAGIGKTVSVQKVILDWAEGKANQDVHFMFPLPFRDLNLKKDQYSLMQLLSHYFSELKEIDSIEDAETKTVFIFDGLDECRLPLDFKNNEKCCDVTKPTSVDVLLTNLIKGNLLPSALLWITSRPAAAHCP from the exons atgagtctctctggggagagagaggaggagaccactgcctctaaaatgactcAAGACACCAGTTCTAAGAG TGTCCAGAAGCCCAGAGCAGAGTCACCTGTCCCCAGCCTGCTATCAATGAAGAGTGATCAGCCACCTGCTTTCAGCCAGGAACCATTACCAGATGACAATAAGGAAGTGGAGAGTTTGGACAGTGAGGATGCATTAAAGATCACACACAACCTTCTGGACAGAAGAA GTCAAACTCTTCTGACAGTCCAACAAGACATTAAGGCTAAACTGAAACACAAGTATCAACACATATCTGAAGGAATTGGACACCATGGAAGTCTGTTAAAGGAcgtctacacagagctctacatcacagagggtggaagtggaggggtcaattatgaacatgaggtgagacagatagagatggcatccaagaaacaaaccacacaagagacaccaatcaAATGCAACGACATCTTCAAGCCTTTAcctggacaagacaaacctatcagaactgtgcttacaaaaggaatcgctggcattggaaaaacagtctctgtgcagaaggtcatccttgactgggcagagggaaaagcaaatcaggacgtTCATTTCATGTTTCCTCTTCCTTTCCGTGATCTGAACCTGAAAAAGGACCAATACAGTCTGATGCAACTTCTTTCCCACTACTTCTCAGAGCTGAAAGAGATTGACAGCATTGAAGATGCTGAAACCAAAACTGTTTTCatttttgatggtctggatgagtgtcgACTTCCTCTAGACTTCAAAAACAACGAGAAGTGCTGTGATGTCACGAAGCCAACCTCGGTGGACgtgctgctgacaaacctcatcaaggggaatctgcttccctctgctctcctctggataacctcacggcctgcagcagc CCACTGTCCTTGA